Proteins encoded within one genomic window of Solea senegalensis isolate Sse05_10M linkage group LG11, IFAPA_SoseM_1, whole genome shotgun sequence:
- the si:dkey-70p6.1 gene encoding basic salivary proline-rich protein 4 isoform X3 produces the protein MASMQDGLNFTAPPYGKVLLLGAIAAASAFVVTILIVVLCVGCQRKGKTHNVSGEGGKHRLMDMGILRQSKLRSIKASKTKRPASMDPLLLPCHRSNSDLRSQGRQLPQIPSGTGEDGEHTYSEVGRSSSATRTDDALYAMVGRAGQTDTPAPPAVPANTPAPPDPDGDVEGGLPEPEAQVMTPPHPPETAEYACVRKLRKVDKAPQKRDSGTDMGEPPAPPPRHAPPTHPAPPPPHPHSTKLPRRNMDAFNVPSFPKEVMFMGNGEQYIWKPPEDEDMLMLQNKALGPLGAHTVENIQPSAAAVAEMYSKVCKPGKKKRAVPGSPPANLGFRTLGRGDRDGGFSVVVKPQTWAPQEGKAVAGPLDDHCYESIGTEECDPAYENVESGGGWKRERPPNTCATLRPRRKKAQQPLQQQQPPPPPPTQQTPKLQHLPAKALLLPGENLYESIGDLKHGSTTSSTTTIFTFNDGMEMYVTGL, from the exons ATGGCCTCCATGCAGGACGGGCTGAACTTCACGGCTCCTCCCTACGGCAAGGTCCTGCTGCTGGGTGCTATCGCTGCTGCCTCAGCCTTCGTTGTTACGATCCTTATTGTGGTGCTCTGTGTGGGCTGCCAGAG GAAGGGAAAGACACATAATGTCTCCGGTGAAGGTGGAAAACATCGTCTCATGGACATG GGAATACTCAGGCAGTCGAAGCTGCGGTCCATCA AGGCGTCTAAAACGAAACGTCCAGCCAGCATGGAccctctgctgctgccctgCCACCGGTCTAACTCTGACCTTCGTTCTCAAGGCAGGCAGCTTCCCCAGATCCCTTCAGGGACTGGAGAGGACGGAGAGCACACTTACTCTGAGGTGGGCAGAAGCTCTTCAGCCACACGTACTGACGATGCCCTCTACGCCATGGTAGGCAGGGCTGGTCAGACGGACACTCCCGCCCCTCCGGCTGTCCCGGCGAACACGCCGGCGCCCCCGGACCCAGACGGAGACGTGGAAGGAGGGCTGCCTGAACCCGAGGCCCAGGTCATGACTCCGCCTCATCCTCCGGAGACGGCCGAGTACGCCTGTGTCCGGAAGTTGAGGAAGGTGGACAAGGCGCCCCAAAAGAGGGACAGCGGGACCGACATGGGGGAGCCACCTGCGCCGCCTCCACGGCACGCCCCGCCGACACACCCCGCCCCTCCTCCGCCACACCCTCATAGCACAAAGTTGCCGCGAAGAAACATGGATGCCTTTAATGTCCCATCATTCCCAAAG gaagtgatgtttaTGGGCAACGGAGAGCAATATATCTGGAAGCCTCCAGAGGATGAGGACATGCTCATGCTGCAAAATAAAGCCCTGGGCCCACTGGGTGCTCACACGGTGGAGAATATACAACCGTCTGCTGCTGCG GTGGCTGAGATGTACTCAAAGGTGTGTAAACcagggaagaagaaaagagcTGTACCTGGGTCTCCTCCAGCCAATCTTGGCTTCCGGACCTTGGGGCGTGGTGACCGGGACGGGGGGTTTAGCGTAGTGGTCAAACCGCAGACGTGGGCTCCTCAGGAGGGGAAAGCAGTCGCGGGGCCCCTTGACGACCACTGCTACGAGTCCATTGGGACAGAGGAATGTGACCCGGCCTATGAGAACGTGGAGAGTGGCGGCGGCTGGAAGCGGGAGAGGCCCCCCAACACGTGTGCCACACTGCGGCCAAGGAGGAAGAAGGCCCAGCAGcccttgcagcagcagcagcctcctccGCCACCACCAACGCAGCAGACCCCCAAGTTACAGCACCTGCCTGCCAAAGCCCTGCTGCTGCCGGGGGAGAACCTGTACGAGAGCATCGGCGACCTGAAGCACGGCTCCACCACATCCAGCACCACCaccattttcactttcaatgaCGG
- the si:dkey-70p6.1 gene encoding basic salivary proline-rich protein 4 isoform X2: MASMQDGLNFTAPPYGKVLLLGAIAAASAFVVTILIVVLCVGCQRKGKTHNVSGEGGKHRLMDMGILRQSKLRSISKSDTEMNKMNCNGKSRAGQTDTPAPPAVPANTPAPPDPDGDVEGGLPEPEAQVMTPPHPPETAEYACVRKLRKVDKAPQKRDSGTDMGEPPAPPPRHAPPTHPAPPPPHPHSTKLPRRNMDAFNVPSFPKEVMFMGNGEQYIWKPPEDEDMLMLQNKALGPLGAHTVENIQPSAAAVAEMYSKVCKPGKKKRAVPGSPPANLGFRTLGRGDRDGGFSVVVKPQTWAPQEGKAVAGPLDDHCYESIGTEECDPAYENVESGGGWKRERPPNTCATLRPRRKKAQQPLQQQQPPPPPPTQQTPKLQHLPAKALLLPGENLYESIGDLKHGSTTSSTTTIFTFNDGMEMYVTGL, from the exons ATGGCCTCCATGCAGGACGGGCTGAACTTCACGGCTCCTCCCTACGGCAAGGTCCTGCTGCTGGGTGCTATCGCTGCTGCCTCAGCCTTCGTTGTTACGATCCTTATTGTGGTGCTCTGTGTGGGCTGCCAGAG GAAGGGAAAGACACATAATGTCTCCGGTGAAGGTGGAAAACATCGTCTCATGGACATG GGAATACTCAGGCAGTCGAAGCTGCGGTCCATCAGTAAATctgacacagagatgaacaagaTGAACTGCAATGGCAAAA GCAGGGCTGGTCAGACGGACACTCCCGCCCCTCCGGCTGTCCCGGCGAACACGCCGGCGCCCCCGGACCCAGACGGAGACGTGGAAGGAGGGCTGCCTGAACCCGAGGCCCAGGTCATGACTCCGCCTCATCCTCCGGAGACGGCCGAGTACGCCTGTGTCCGGAAGTTGAGGAAGGTGGACAAGGCGCCCCAAAAGAGGGACAGCGGGACCGACATGGGGGAGCCACCTGCGCCGCCTCCACGGCACGCCCCGCCGACACACCCCGCCCCTCCTCCGCCACACCCTCATAGCACAAAGTTGCCGCGAAGAAACATGGATGCCTTTAATGTCCCATCATTCCCAAAG gaagtgatgtttaTGGGCAACGGAGAGCAATATATCTGGAAGCCTCCAGAGGATGAGGACATGCTCATGCTGCAAAATAAAGCCCTGGGCCCACTGGGTGCTCACACGGTGGAGAATATACAACCGTCTGCTGCTGCG GTGGCTGAGATGTACTCAAAGGTGTGTAAACcagggaagaagaaaagagcTGTACCTGGGTCTCCTCCAGCCAATCTTGGCTTCCGGACCTTGGGGCGTGGTGACCGGGACGGGGGGTTTAGCGTAGTGGTCAAACCGCAGACGTGGGCTCCTCAGGAGGGGAAAGCAGTCGCGGGGCCCCTTGACGACCACTGCTACGAGTCCATTGGGACAGAGGAATGTGACCCGGCCTATGAGAACGTGGAGAGTGGCGGCGGCTGGAAGCGGGAGAGGCCCCCCAACACGTGTGCCACACTGCGGCCAAGGAGGAAGAAGGCCCAGCAGcccttgcagcagcagcagcctcctccGCCACCACCAACGCAGCAGACCCCCAAGTTACAGCACCTGCCTGCCAAAGCCCTGCTGCTGCCGGGGGAGAACCTGTACGAGAGCATCGGCGACCTGAAGCACGGCTCCACCACATCCAGCACCACCaccattttcactttcaatgaCGG
- the si:dkey-70p6.1 gene encoding basic salivary proline-rich protein 4 isoform X1: protein MASMQDGLNFTAPPYGKVLLLGAIAAASAFVVTILIVVLCVGCQRKGKTHNVSGEGGKHRLMDMGILRQSKLRSISKSDTEMNKMNCNGKSRQLPQIPSGTGEDGEHTYSEVGRSSSATRTDDALYAMVGRAGQTDTPAPPAVPANTPAPPDPDGDVEGGLPEPEAQVMTPPHPPETAEYACVRKLRKVDKAPQKRDSGTDMGEPPAPPPRHAPPTHPAPPPPHPHSTKLPRRNMDAFNVPSFPKEVMFMGNGEQYIWKPPEDEDMLMLQNKALGPLGAHTVENIQPSAAAVAEMYSKVCKPGKKKRAVPGSPPANLGFRTLGRGDRDGGFSVVVKPQTWAPQEGKAVAGPLDDHCYESIGTEECDPAYENVESGGGWKRERPPNTCATLRPRRKKAQQPLQQQQPPPPPPTQQTPKLQHLPAKALLLPGENLYESIGDLKHGSTTSSTTTIFTFNDGMEMYVTGL from the exons ATGGCCTCCATGCAGGACGGGCTGAACTTCACGGCTCCTCCCTACGGCAAGGTCCTGCTGCTGGGTGCTATCGCTGCTGCCTCAGCCTTCGTTGTTACGATCCTTATTGTGGTGCTCTGTGTGGGCTGCCAGAG GAAGGGAAAGACACATAATGTCTCCGGTGAAGGTGGAAAACATCGTCTCATGGACATG GGAATACTCAGGCAGTCGAAGCTGCGGTCCATCAGTAAATctgacacagagatgaacaagaTGAACTGCAATGGCAAAA GCAGGCAGCTTCCCCAGATCCCTTCAGGGACTGGAGAGGACGGAGAGCACACTTACTCTGAGGTGGGCAGAAGCTCTTCAGCCACACGTACTGACGATGCCCTCTACGCCATGGTAGGCAGGGCTGGTCAGACGGACACTCCCGCCCCTCCGGCTGTCCCGGCGAACACGCCGGCGCCCCCGGACCCAGACGGAGACGTGGAAGGAGGGCTGCCTGAACCCGAGGCCCAGGTCATGACTCCGCCTCATCCTCCGGAGACGGCCGAGTACGCCTGTGTCCGGAAGTTGAGGAAGGTGGACAAGGCGCCCCAAAAGAGGGACAGCGGGACCGACATGGGGGAGCCACCTGCGCCGCCTCCACGGCACGCCCCGCCGACACACCCCGCCCCTCCTCCGCCACACCCTCATAGCACAAAGTTGCCGCGAAGAAACATGGATGCCTTTAATGTCCCATCATTCCCAAAG gaagtgatgtttaTGGGCAACGGAGAGCAATATATCTGGAAGCCTCCAGAGGATGAGGACATGCTCATGCTGCAAAATAAAGCCCTGGGCCCACTGGGTGCTCACACGGTGGAGAATATACAACCGTCTGCTGCTGCG GTGGCTGAGATGTACTCAAAGGTGTGTAAACcagggaagaagaaaagagcTGTACCTGGGTCTCCTCCAGCCAATCTTGGCTTCCGGACCTTGGGGCGTGGTGACCGGGACGGGGGGTTTAGCGTAGTGGTCAAACCGCAGACGTGGGCTCCTCAGGAGGGGAAAGCAGTCGCGGGGCCCCTTGACGACCACTGCTACGAGTCCATTGGGACAGAGGAATGTGACCCGGCCTATGAGAACGTGGAGAGTGGCGGCGGCTGGAAGCGGGAGAGGCCCCCCAACACGTGTGCCACACTGCGGCCAAGGAGGAAGAAGGCCCAGCAGcccttgcagcagcagcagcctcctccGCCACCACCAACGCAGCAGACCCCCAAGTTACAGCACCTGCCTGCCAAAGCCCTGCTGCTGCCGGGGGAGAACCTGTACGAGAGCATCGGCGACCTGAAGCACGGCTCCACCACATCCAGCACCACCaccattttcactttcaatgaCGG
- the LOC122777433 gene encoding sodium/potassium-transporting ATPase subunit beta-1-interacting protein 3-like — protein sequence MGCCSARCVLVLLCCLQLITALERQAFDFLGYQWAPIMINFVHIIMVILGLFGVIQYRSRYVIMYLLWTLMWVGWNVFVSCLYLDLGGLSKVRLMVM from the exons ATGGGCTGCTGCTCGGCGCGGTGCGTGCTGGTCCTCCTGTGTTGCCTGCAGTTG ATAACTGCACTGGAGAGGCAGGCGTTTGACTTCCTGGGCTACCAGTGGGCTCCCATCATGATCAACTTTGTTCACATCATCATGGTCATCCTGGGCCTGTTTGGTGTCATCCAGTACAGATCACGCTACGTGATCATG tACCTGCTGTGGACGTTGATGTGGGTCGGCTGGAATGTCTTTGTGAGCTGCCTCTACTTGGATTTGGGAGGGCTTTCAAAGGTACGTCTAATGGTCATGTAA
- the spats2 gene encoding spermatogenesis-associated serine-rich protein 2 gives MAKKNSHKDTSGVVFDTRSKMVMSQGGTAERMKEKISAVRAVVPNKSNNEIVLVLQHFENCVDKAVQAFLEGSAVEILKEWNVTGKKKPKKKKKPKPQPEATAEPTPPESTLPEEGKDEMNGFHANGSVMDGESLDSLSEQLDSASLDAAELDSEPTTSETAGAEAESQGPVSSSVPQQEGRNHQGPRGNKSRRRTGSGSHPSSSSLVSTTDGQASMGGKKIASTIDRSVKDLQRCTASLTRYRMVVKEEMDSSIKRMKQTFAELQSCLMDREVTLLGEMDKVKADAMMILDARQKRAEELRRLTDKSASMSDEQLTELRADIKHFVSERKYDEDLGKAVRFTFDLEPLKTSISGFGSVYHPRTGYSNRSRCSSTSSSVASPSLMETPPPTQTQSVPSENRPPPNKQIFQGNRRTFQGQGFHSGGQRYNGSSYHDRNAGRANHRYQGDGGHTSQHSTNSRAPSHSSSSSHNQDRFSHNGLPQRPPRTHCP, from the exons ATACATCTGGTGTGGTGTTTGACACACGCTCCAAAATGGTGATGTCACAGGGAGGAACAGCTGAGAGGATGAAGGAGAAG atcAGTGCCGTCCGAGCAGTAGTCccaaacaaaagcaacaatGAGATTGTGCtggtgctgcagcattttgagaACTGCGTTGACAAAGCTGTTCAAGCTTTCCTAGAAG GTAGTGCAGTTGAGATCCTGAAGGAGTGGAATGTCACCGGCAAAAAGAAG cccaagaagaaaaagaagcccAAGCCTCAGCCCGAGGCCACAGCGGAGCCTACTCCACCCGAGAGCACATTGCCAGAGGAGGGCAAGGATGAGATGAATGGTTTTCATGCCAATGGATCCGTAATGGATGGAGAGTCGCTGGATTCACTGAGCGAACAGCTAGACTCTGCTTCATTGGACGCAGCAGAGCTGGACTCTGAACCCACTACGTCTGAGACAGCCG GTGCGGAAGCAGAAAGTCAAGGCCCGGTTTCAAGTTCTGTCCCCCAGCAAGAGGGGAGGAATCACCAGGGTCCCAGAGGCAACAAGAGTAGACGCAGGACAGGCTCGGGTTCAcatccctcctcttcctcattagTGTCAACCACTGATGGACAAGCATCAATGGGAGGAAAGAAAATAG CTTCTACCATTGACCGCTCTGTGAAGGACCTGCAGAGGTGCACCGCCTCACTGACTCGCTACAGGATGGTCGTCAAAGAGGAGATGGACTCGTCAATCAAGAGGATGAAGCAGACGTTTGCCGAGCTCCAGAGCTG tTTAATGGACAGAGAAGTAACTCTCCTTGGAGAAATGGATAAAGTGAAAGCAGATGCCA tgatgATTTTGGACGCCCGGCagaagagagcagaggagctcagACGACTGACGGACAAGTCGGCATCCATGTCGGATGAGCAGTTGACTGAACTGCGAGCAGACATCAAG CACTTTGTGAGTGAACGTAAATATGACGAGGATCTTGGGAAAGCAGTAAGATTTACATTTGATCTGGAACCACTGAAGACGAGCATCTCGGGGTTTGGATCAG TTTATCATCCACGTACAGGATACTCAAATCGGTCCCGTTGTAGCTCCACGTCCTCTTCTGTCGCCAGCCCGAGCCTGATGGAAACTCCTCCCCCCACTCAGACCCAAAGCGTCCCCAGTGAAAACCGCCCCCCACCAAACAAACAG ATTTTCCAAGGGAACAGGCGTACTTTCCAGGGACAAGGTTTTCACTCGGGTGGTCAGCGGTATAACGGCAGCTCCTACCATGACAGGAACGCCGGCCGCGCCAACCACCGCTACCAGGGTGATGGCGGCCACACTTCACAGCACTCCACCAACTCCAGAGCTCCCTCTcattcctcctcatcctcccacaACCAAGACCGCTTCTCTCACAATGGGCTGCCTCAGAGGCCTCCGCGGACGCACTGCCCTTGA